The nucleotide window AATCCATCGGTGCCATCGCAATAGATCAAGCCCATCCTGCGACCGTGTGGGTGGGGACCGGCGAATCGGATACCCGCAATAGCTCTTCGATTGGAACCGGCATTTACAAGAGCACAGACGCAGGTGAAAACTGGCAGCTGATGGGACTGGAAAAATCGGAGAGGATAGCCAGAATTGCTGTTGATCCGAAGAACTCCAATACCGTTTACGTTGCCGTTCCAGGTCATCTGTGGGATGCCAATGAAGATCGTGGATTGTATAAAACATTTGATGGTGGCAAGACCTGGCAAAAGATTCTCTATATCAACGCAGATACAGGCTGTTCAGACGTTGTGCTCGATCCACAGGATCCCCAAAAGATTTATGCAGCGACCTGGCAATTTCGTCGCAAACCTTACTTCTTTACATCGGGTGGACCGGGAAGCGGAATTCATAAAAGTACAGATGGCGGAAAAACCTGGACGAAACTGACGAAGGGGCTTCCTTCAGGCGATTTCGGAAGGATCGCTCTGGCAATTGCGCCTTCAAAAACAGATGTGTTGTACGCAACCGTCGAAACAAAGAAAACGGCGCTCTATCGTTCCCAGGACGCCGGTGCCAACTGGACGAAAATGAGCACGGAAATCAACGTTCAGGTGCGTCCATTCTATTTCAGCCACTTAAATGTTGATCCGAAGGATCACAATCGCGTGTATAAACCCGGATTCATGTTGACGATGAGTGCGGATGGTGGTGAAACATTCACAACGCTTGGACAAACCACGCATTCCGATCATCACGCTCTTTACATCAATCCGATCCAGACCACCAATCTGATATTGGGAACAGATGGTGGGATTTACGTTTCATGGGATCGTGGCCGGAACTGGCATTTCATGCGCAATCTTCCAGTTTCGCAGTTTTACCATGTGAATTTTGATATGGATATGCCGTACAACGTTTATGGCGGATTGCAGGATAACGGTTCCTGGATGGGTCCCTCGCAAAGCATCAATGGAATTCAGAATAAAGATTGGCGGAACGTTGGCTTTGGAGATGGTTTTCACGTTTGGGCTGATCCTTTGGATAAGA belongs to bacterium and includes:
- a CDS encoding YCF48-related protein, with the translated sequence MRIGPFLSVVLFLSSMVQAAVKIDSGTFGAIEARSIGPATMSGRIEAIDAVHTDPRIVYVGAASGGVWKSINGGTTFKPVFDKYSQSIGAIAIDQAHPATVWVGTGESDTRNSSSIGTGIYKSTDAGENWQLMGLEKSERIARIAVDPKNSNTVYVAVPGHLWDANEDRGLYKTFDGGKTWQKILYINADTGCSDVVLDPQDPQKIYAATWQFRRKPYFFTSGGPGSGIHKSTDGGKTWTKLTKGLPSGDFGRIALAIAPSKTDVLYATVETKKTALYRSQDAGANWTKMSTEINVQVRPFYFSHLNVDPKDHNRVYKPGFMLTMSADGGETFTTLGQTTHSDHHALYINPIQTTNLILGTDGGIYVSWDRGRNWHFMRNLPVSQFYHVNFDMDMPYNVYGGLQDNGSWMGPSQSINGIQNKDWRNVGFGDGFHVWADPLDKNVVYSEFQGGKILRYDKLTGDLKEIAPYAKQGQPKLRFNWNTPIEIGEKNPKAIYVGAQYVFRSTNKGESWEQISPDLTTNDKEKQR